One Sphingobacteruim zhuxiongii DNA window includes the following coding sequences:
- a CDS encoding phage terminase large subunit, which yields MIKLLPKQENAVYYLNDEVTKEVLYGGAAGGGKSAFGCMWLIQNCQKYPKSRWLMGRSKLKTLKETTLNTFFDICAQLGVSDQFHYNQQSGVITHTNGSEIILKDLFLYPSDPNFDSLGSLEITGAFIDECNQIVFKAWQIVKSRIRYKLKEFGLIPKMLGSCNPAKNWTYSQFYHPFRKKELKPYRKFIQALPTDNPHLPESYLESLRQLDENSKQRLYYGNWEYDDDPAALIDFRKLQDVFTNKFVKGGERFITADIARFGRDKTVIGCWDEFRLVRIVEFDKNKVTEAAMKIQELAEYYSVPMSNIVVDDDGVGGGVVDILGCNGFVNNSRPLDNPETKQPENYMNLKSQMYYALAKLINDSGLYIECDSGTRDIITQELEQVKQHNMDKDGKKQVLPKDEVKELLGRSPDYADMIMMRMWFEYRFKFEFYVR from the coding sequence ATGATAAAGCTTTTACCAAAGCAGGAGAATGCAGTTTACTACCTCAACGATGAAGTTACGAAGGAGGTCTTATATGGCGGTGCGGCTGGAGGTGGTAAATCTGCATTTGGTTGTATGTGGCTTATACAGAATTGCCAAAAATACCCTAAGTCACGGTGGCTTATGGGGCGTTCTAAGCTCAAAACACTAAAGGAAACAACCTTAAATACGTTCTTTGATATCTGCGCACAATTAGGAGTTTCAGATCAGTTCCATTACAATCAACAGTCTGGAGTAATTACCCACACAAACGGTTCTGAAATAATTCTTAAGGACTTATTCCTGTATCCGTCGGATCCAAACTTTGATAGCTTAGGATCACTGGAGATAACTGGGGCTTTCATTGACGAATGCAATCAGATCGTTTTTAAAGCATGGCAAATCGTTAAGTCGCGTATTCGATATAAGCTAAAGGAGTTCGGTCTAATACCTAAAATGCTTGGGAGCTGTAACCCTGCTAAAAATTGGACTTATTCTCAATTCTATCATCCATTCAGAAAGAAGGAATTAAAGCCATACAGAAAGTTTATTCAAGCGCTACCAACGGATAACCCACACTTACCGGAAAGTTACTTAGAATCGCTTAGACAGCTTGACGAAAACAGTAAGCAAAGGCTTTACTATGGTAATTGGGAGTATGACGATGATCCAGCGGCATTGATAGATTTTAGAAAGCTACAGGATGTCTTCACAAATAAGTTTGTCAAAGGTGGGGAGAGATTTATAACGGCTGATATTGCCCGTTTTGGGCGTGACAAAACTGTTATAGGTTGTTGGGATGAGTTTAGGCTTGTCCGTATTGTTGAGTTCGACAAGAACAAGGTTACCGAAGCCGCGATGAAGATACAGGAGCTTGCAGAGTACTATTCTGTTCCGATGTCAAATATTGTTGTGGATGATGATGGTGTAGGCGGCGGCGTGGTTGATATCCTCGGGTGTAATGGCTTTGTGAATAATAGTAGGCCATTAGACAATCCGGAAACTAAGCAACCAGAAAACTACATGAACCTTAAGAGCCAAATGTATTATGCTTTAGCCAAGCTCATAAACGATTCAGGTCTTTACATTGAGTGTGATAGTGGTACTCGTGATATTATAACGCAGGAACTAGAGCAAGTCAAGCAGCATAATATGGATAAGGATGGCAAGAAGCAGGTATTACCAAAGGATGAAGTAAAAGAACTGTTGGGTAGATCACCTGACTACGCAGATATGATAATGATGAGAATGTGGTTTGAGTATAGATTTAAATTCGAGTTTTATGTTCGATAA
- a CDS encoding HK97 family phage prohead protease — MSELVYKNASVPFKDMDDQTGFLIGYANIYSIKDLVGDISNPASFVKTVSERKAKIKIYKNHDNNLLVGVPKELNPYDSVGLHLTAKMLMDTALGRDTYFESKFLVENGFESGFSIGGYVVKRNPKQRAEVMEYKLDEVSVLTKEQANQGSMVQIVKSIQDQEEITQESFWNIITKAYDNHKFSDNVLKSLEQFLKMSLENQEPSDSAIETTPQSEPTSIIKSIYSNFLP, encoded by the coding sequence ATGAGTGAGTTAGTATACAAGAATGCTTCTGTTCCTTTCAAGGATATGGATGACCAAACAGGGTTCCTGATTGGTTATGCCAATATTTATTCCATTAAGGATTTAGTAGGGGATATCTCAAATCCTGCATCTTTTGTGAAAACAGTTTCCGAAAGAAAAGCTAAAATCAAAATCTATAAAAACCACGACAATAATTTATTGGTAGGAGTTCCAAAAGAGCTTAATCCTTATGATTCAGTAGGACTTCATTTAACTGCTAAGATGTTAATGGACACCGCGTTGGGTAGGGATACTTATTTTGAATCTAAGTTTTTGGTTGAGAATGGATTTGAAAGCGGTTTTTCGATTGGGGGTTACGTCGTAAAGCGTAATCCTAAGCAAAGAGCAGAGGTCATGGAGTATAAACTTGATGAAGTTTCCGTTCTGACTAAAGAACAGGCTAATCAAGGCTCCATGGTGCAAATTGTGAAGTCTATCCAAGATCAAGAGGAAATAACCCAAGAATCATTCTGGAATATCATCACCAAAGCATACGATAATCACAAATTCAGTGATAACGTGCTGAAATCATTAGAACAGTTTTTGAAAATGTCACTCGAAAATCAGGAGCCGAGCGATAGCGCAATCGAAACCACTCCACAATCAGAGCCGACTAGTATTATAAAATCAATTTATTCAAATTTTTTACCATAA
- a CDS encoding head-tail connector protein: MAFPTLEEVKAHMNLTGIDDFDMILDMYLQAAKADAENISGRNFSNPLDENYEEPNSSIKVAILTRVATSFDCRQDNDEEGQKEAVNASIFIFRQYSKRPIF; this comes from the coding sequence ATGGCATTCCCTACTCTCGAAGAAGTTAAAGCGCACATGAACCTTACGGGAATTGATGATTTTGATATGATCCTAGACATGTATCTGCAAGCGGCTAAAGCTGACGCAGAGAACATCTCAGGGCGTAACTTCTCAAATCCATTAGATGAAAACTATGAAGAGCCTAATAGCTCTATCAAGGTAGCGATTTTAACGCGTGTAGCAACGAGTTTCGATTGTAGACAGGATAACGACGAGGAAGGGCAGAAAGAAGCTGTAAACGCTTCTATTTTCATCTTCCGTCAATACTCTAAAAGACCAATATTCTAA
- a CDS encoding phage portal protein translates to MASFGQYVNKALGFNPQKREYENQLNAILYGNLINFKDVVFYNYCREDFILKGYKSNAEVYSIVKKIVDKLSFAPLYLYEEKEDKKSLRYKSCKKSVDKVEHAKYNIYRTKALDFVNDNNNFSKLIEQPNEHQSWNELIELFRIFYFVQGEAFLYRETADDSDIALSIHVCPANLMEPVFGGTINDPITGWKLNLLNGQIRKLDAKDVFQLKMANPEFDSMGSQLRGMSPLQAGQKYLQLDDTAVKAWLNSTINEGAKGIVSPNVNDPKLWPTATQAQQIDEAIEKKVHGSENKNKVVYANMPLQYSAIGLSPQALAIVDGLKYSNVKLCDLWGVPPVLFDPNPTYQNMKEAKERFVNEVIIPYLNKEEEGLNRWLTEPFKRADKKNYVLDYDTSVYDELKLDLEERRALSEILSINEMRVLEGWGEIEDSDAANQVFIASGKVPLNEFDMGLTLNDDKL, encoded by the coding sequence ATGGCTAGTTTCGGGCAATACGTCAATAAGGCATTAGGTTTCAATCCCCAAAAGAGGGAATACGAGAACCAGTTAAATGCTATCCTATACGGTAACCTTATCAACTTCAAGGATGTTGTATTTTACAACTACTGCAGGGAGGACTTTATTCTAAAAGGGTACAAATCCAATGCAGAGGTTTACTCAATCGTCAAAAAGATTGTGGATAAGCTCTCGTTCGCTCCACTTTACCTATACGAGGAAAAAGAGGACAAGAAAAGCTTAAGGTACAAAAGCTGTAAGAAGTCGGTGGATAAGGTTGAACACGCTAAATACAACATCTATCGAACTAAGGCACTCGATTTTGTCAATGACAACAACAACTTTTCAAAGCTGATCGAGCAACCTAACGAACATCAGTCCTGGAATGAGCTTATCGAACTGTTCCGCATATTCTACTTTGTGCAGGGTGAAGCGTTCCTGTATCGGGAAACGGCAGACGATAGCGACATCGCATTGTCCATCCACGTGTGTCCGGCTAACCTTATGGAACCGGTATTCGGTGGAACGATAAACGATCCCATCACAGGATGGAAGCTGAACCTTTTGAATGGTCAGATTCGCAAATTGGATGCTAAGGACGTTTTCCAATTGAAGATGGCAAATCCCGAATTTGATTCGATGGGTAGCCAACTTAGGGGAATGTCACCACTACAGGCAGGACAGAAGTATCTCCAATTAGATGATACAGCAGTAAAAGCGTGGTTAAATAGTACAATCAACGAAGGAGCTAAAGGTATTGTTTCCCCTAATGTCAATGATCCAAAGTTATGGCCAACAGCGACACAAGCTCAACAGATTGATGAAGCTATTGAGAAGAAAGTTCACGGTTCAGAAAATAAAAACAAAGTAGTGTATGCTAACATGCCACTACAATACAGTGCCATCGGTCTAAGCCCACAGGCATTAGCTATCGTTGATGGTCTTAAGTACTCCAATGTAAAGCTATGCGACCTTTGGGGAGTTCCTCCGGTACTGTTCGATCCTAACCCTACCTATCAGAACATGAAGGAAGCAAAGGAAAGATTCGTTAACGAGGTTATCATTCCATATCTGAACAAAGAGGAAGAAGGACTTAACAGATGGCTTACAGAGCCGTTTAAACGTGCTGATAAAAAGAACTATGTATTGGATTATGATACGAGTGTCTACGATGAATTGAAACTTGATTTAGAGGAAAGGAGAGCATTGAGCGAAATCCTATCTATCAATGAAATGAGAGTATTGGAAGGATGGGGAGAAATCGAGGACAGCGATGCAGCCAATCAGGTATTCATAGCATCGGGTAAAGTTCCTTTGAATGAATTTGATATGGGATTAACATTAAATGACGATAAGTTATGA
- a CDS encoding phage major capsid protein → MAELTEEEVKKAAQENIEKIAKDAAEKTAEEKANQAVEKSLKDKGFVTKEDAEKSAEEAVKKALDAKTVEDNKRFDTLSSQIKKASQIEPVEKVNKSFNEYLAEAIEENKEAIQNFKKGSPELTIAMKAVGDMSIANNFPNATPFVQDVRTGLVTVPQNRVWLSDIIPGGSSTGNSILYPKENGGEGAVGLWTNPAVDKPQVDYDLTSQSAFFKWIAGYVIIEREMLDDIAWLQSYLQSKLLISYKTAENNFILNGSTDTNPVTGMLTAATAYNGTFTNAVDRVIDAGWGQIVETTHEFYNPTHTILNPRAAVSLGLNKATGSGEYDLPNGSVAFSNGKLSVGGLDVVTTTGLPATDFLTFDRNALAYVTRMAPELRMFEDAALAKRNKIMFRIEGRATLAIFNNNALVKGPLVVPTP, encoded by the coding sequence ATGGCAGAATTAACGGAAGAAGAAGTAAAAAAAGCGGCTCAGGAGAATATCGAAAAGATTGCAAAGGATGCCGCAGAGAAAACGGCCGAAGAAAAAGCAAATCAAGCCGTAGAAAAGTCCTTAAAGGACAAAGGTTTCGTAACCAAAGAAGATGCTGAAAAATCAGCAGAAGAAGCTGTAAAAAAGGCTTTGGACGCTAAAACAGTAGAAGATAATAAACGTTTCGACACATTGTCGTCACAAATCAAGAAAGCGTCACAGATTGAACCAGTGGAGAAAGTAAATAAATCGTTCAACGAATATTTAGCGGAAGCTATCGAGGAAAACAAAGAAGCTATCCAAAACTTTAAAAAGGGTAGTCCAGAATTGACCATCGCTATGAAAGCAGTTGGTGATATGTCAATCGCTAACAACTTCCCTAATGCTACTCCATTCGTACAGGATGTGAGAACAGGATTGGTCACTGTTCCTCAAAACCGTGTTTGGTTATCTGATATTATCCCTGGCGGTAGTTCTACAGGTAACTCAATCCTTTATCCAAAAGAAAATGGCGGTGAGGGTGCAGTAGGTTTATGGACTAATCCAGCTGTTGACAAACCGCAGGTTGATTACGATTTGACAAGCCAATCGGCTTTTTTCAAATGGATCGCAGGTTATGTTATCATCGAGCGTGAAATGTTGGATGATATCGCATGGTTACAGTCGTACTTACAATCTAAGTTGCTTATTTCATACAAGACAGCGGAAAACAATTTCATCTTAAACGGTTCTACTGACACAAACCCTGTTACGGGTATGTTGACTGCAGCCACTGCTTATAATGGAACGTTTACAAACGCTGTTGACCGTGTGATTGATGCAGGATGGGGGCAGATCGTTGAGACTACTCACGAATTCTATAATCCTACTCATACAATCCTTAATCCTCGCGCAGCTGTTAGCTTAGGCTTAAACAAAGCAACTGGTTCGGGTGAGTATGATTTACCTAATGGATCAGTAGCATTCAGTAACGGTAAATTATCTGTTGGCGGATTAGATGTAGTTACTACAACTGGATTGCCTGCAACTGATTTCTTAACGTTCGATCGAAACGCGTTAGCATACGTAACTCGTATGGCTCCAGAATTGAGAATGTTCGAAGATGCTGCTTTGGCAAAACGTAACAAAATCATGTTCCGTATTGAAGGTCGTGCAACACTGGCAATCTTCAACAACAACGCATTGGTTAAAGGGCCTTTAGTAGTGCCTACACCATAA
- a CDS encoding NCBP1 family protein has translation MNPKLQLRRYARAEDRKLKAYEKKYAKAILRVLNHQLDEAIRNLESGAIFLDVTMNDVLSNLYKEVGVDLANSQYDALTSFKTKANEFFLNTWLDFMTNYILSSMAGRVTGINDTTRKKIQETIAIGFNLGLETEQIAQFLRERVGQFNVYRSIMIARTEIAEAANIAKDRSSEDWERETGENLYKVWIHRYAKEPRTFHEEQDNGKAIPKSDKFQVRNPKTGGIDEMSRPHDPAGGAIQNVQCSCCVVYVSESYARRLNSAK, from the coding sequence ATGAACCCAAAACTACAACTAAGAAGATACGCAAGAGCAGAGGACAGAAAGCTAAAGGCATACGAGAAGAAGTACGCCAAAGCGATCCTACGTGTCCTTAACCACCAACTTGATGAAGCAATCCGAAACCTTGAATCAGGGGCTATCTTCTTAGATGTAACCATGAACGATGTACTATCAAATCTTTACAAAGAGGTAGGGGTAGACCTCGCCAACAGTCAGTATGATGCCCTAACATCATTCAAAACAAAAGCAAACGAATTCTTCTTAAACACCTGGTTGGACTTCATGACCAATTATATCTTATCCTCAATGGCAGGAAGGGTAACCGGTATCAATGACACTACACGAAAGAAGATACAGGAAACAATAGCCATCGGTTTTAACTTAGGTCTGGAAACCGAACAGATAGCACAGTTCCTAAGAGAGCGTGTCGGACAGTTCAATGTTTACCGTTCTATAATGATCGCCCGTACCGAAATAGCAGAAGCAGCCAACATTGCCAAAGATAGAAGCTCTGAAGATTGGGAAAGGGAAACAGGGGAGAATCTGTATAAGGTATGGATTCATCGCTATGCAAAGGAACCGAGAACCTTTCACGAGGAGCAAGATAACGGCAAAGCGATACCGAAATCTGACAAATTCCAAGTAAGAAACCCTAAAACGGGGGGCATTGATGAAATGTCACGACCTCATGATCCAGCAGGCGGGGCTATTCAAAACGTACAATGTTCGTGCTGTGTAGTCTACGTTTCGGAGAGTTACGCACGCCGTTTGAACTCAGCTAAATAG
- a CDS encoding head-tail adaptor protein — translation MKLGKYDQKIQFVTWGKEPDGAGGYNPVEIVELTTFAQINQLQQSSDLEQAQLLLPETYRVRMIVRSGFNPVVGKDVKWRGEIFKISTTPRVESVRLQKEWIFDIVRGNNG, via the coding sequence ATGAAGCTCGGAAAGTACGATCAAAAGATTCAGTTTGTAACCTGGGGGAAAGAGCCCGACGGAGCAGGAGGTTACAATCCTGTCGAGATCGTCGAGCTGACAACCTTCGCGCAAATCAATCAGCTCCAACAATCCTCGGATTTAGAGCAAGCGCAGTTGTTACTTCCCGAAACATATCGAGTTAGGATGATTGTTAGGAGTGGTTTTAATCCGGTAGTAGGGAAGGACGTGAAGTGGAGAGGTGAAATCTTTAAGATAAGCACAACACCACGAGTTGAAAGTGTAAGGCTTCAAAAGGAATGGATCTTTGATATAGTGAGGGGAAACAATGGCTAA